One segment of Anastrepha obliqua isolate idAnaObli1 chromosome 3, idAnaObli1_1.0, whole genome shotgun sequence DNA contains the following:
- the LOC129242051 gene encoding uncharacterized protein LOC129242051 gives MASDNGTNFVGAEKELRIAFQQCMADIKLRSFFADSNIEWRFNPPAAPHMGGYWETGVKRVKYHLKRVLGEVPLSYEEFNTLLTEIEACVNSRPLCDNSEAAGDLEVLTPGHFIVGEPLKSIPEPEGQGFRGNLRQRWQAISAMRQHFWRRWRDEYLVSLQRRTKWFRSSRNIEEGDVVAVFNEPNPPTKWTIARVIKCHHGTDGRVRVVTLKTPHGELVRPIVKLCLLPTRGDLFHEETNNLS, from the coding sequence ATGGCATCAGATAACGGTACAAATTTCGTTGGAGCCGAGAAGGAGTTGCGCATTGCATTTCAACAGTGCATGGCTGATATTAAACTTCGCTCTTTCTTTGCGGACTCGAATATCGAATGGCGATTTAATCCACCGGCTGCACCCCATATGGGAGGTTACTGGGAGACCGGAGTCAAACGTGTTAAGTATCATTTAAAACGCGTGTTAGGAGAAGTTCCACTATCATACGAAGAGTTCAACACACTTTTGACTGAAATAGAAGCTTGCGTAAACTCTCGTCCACTCTGTGACAACTCTGAAGCTGCTGGTGACTTAGAAGTTTTAACTCCCGGACATTTCATAGTCGGTGAACCGCTGAAGTCAATACCGGAACCTGAGGGTCAAGGGTTTCGTGGAAATCTTCGACAGCGatggcaagcaatttctgccatgagacaaCATTTCTGGCGTCGTTGGAGAGACGAGTACCTCGTGAGCTTACAACGTCGCACTAAATGGTTTCGTTCTTCACGCAACATTGAAGAAGGGGATGTGGTTGCTGTATTCAACGAGCCTAATCCTCCGACGAAGTGGACGATTGCACGAGTGATCAAATGCCATCATGGCACCGatggacgcgtaagagtagttacGTTGAAAACACCGCATGGCGAATTGGTTCGCCCTATAGTCAAACTTTGCCTTTTGCCAACGAGAGGAGATTTATTTCATGAAGAAACTAATAACTTATCGTAA
- the LOC129242706 gene encoding uncharacterized protein LOC129242706 has protein sequence MDDLLTGASSKEELRLLQQNISEILREGGFELRKWASNCAELIASISNASTNISHYIVDDKDVHALGLIWNTEGDYLTFAINLREPPVKLTKRMFLSDASTLFDPLGLLAPATINSKIWFQDIWRTKVGWDDIIPESIATKWLEHRIELKKLAHLKVKRWFGTEVAGSFTQLHVFADASERAYAAVLYARTTQSDGSIIVSLISSKTKVAPLKPTTLPRLELCAAHLAAKLVRSVLHCWSDLRYPLFAWTDSTITLAWLQAHPSRWVTFIANRVADIQEVLPPE, from the exons ATGGATGATCTACTTACTGGTGCATCTAGTAAAGAAGAACTTCGAttgttgcagcaaaatatttccgaaatatTGAGGGAAGGGGGGTTTGAACTTCGTAAGTGGGCATCGAACTGCGCTGAGCTAATCGCAAGCATTTCTAATGCATCTACGAACATATCACATTATATTGTCGACGATAAGGATGTTCACGCTTTAGGTCTTATCTGGAACACAGAAGGAGACTATCTCACGTTTGCTATTAACTTGAGGGAACCGCCAGTTAAGTTGACCAAGCGCATGTTTCTATCAGATGCAAGTACGCTCTTCGATCCTCTGGGCCTGCTTGCTCCCGCtactataaattcaaaaatttggtttcaagaCATATGGCGCACTAAGGTAGGTTGGGATGATATCATTCCTGAGTCTATCGCAACGAAGTGGTTGGAGCATCGCATAGAACTCAAGAAACTGGCACATTTGAAGGTGAAACGTTGGTTTGGTACTGAAGTAGCTGGGTCATTTACGCAATTGCACGTATTCGCAGACGCGTCCGAGCGGGCTTACGCCGCCGTTTTGTATGCACGAACAACACAAAGCGACGGTAGCATTATTGTGTCATTAATTTCGTCGAAAACCAAGGTAGCTCCGCTTAAGCCGACAACGTTGCCACGTCTTGAATTATGCGCCGCTCATCTTGCTGCTAAACTAGTGCGAAGCGTGCTGCACTGCTGGTCTGATCTCCGTTATCCGCTTTTCGCTTGGACTGACTCTACTATAACATTGGCATGGTTACAAGCTCACCCCAGCAGATGGGTGACATTTATAGCCAACCGCGTCGCTGATATTCAAGAAGTTTTGCCTCCCGAAT AG